The Sneathiella sp. P13V-1 genome includes a window with the following:
- a CDS encoding ABC transporter ATP-binding protein, protein MSNVLLVRDLKVEFRVPEGTVKAVDGVSFRVPEGKTVALVGESGSGKSVISQSIMSILPRTAHITKGEILFFDPKKPGNFYDIAKLKPDSREMREIRGGRITIIFQEPMTSLSPLHTIGDQISEALHLHHKKSKEEGRELTIDMLRLVGFPDPEAAIDTYPFELSGGLRQRAMIAMAMICHPALLIADEPTTALDVTIQAQILDLMQSLQKKLKMAILLITHDLGVVASMADEVVVMYHGKVMEQGTLEEIFDDPRHPYLKALLKAVPRFNMEEGERLTPIREIKRDEDSNFLAQANPREITGKEEKPILEVKDLTKVFPTRKSGLLGGKSAGNVKAVDQVSFFIKPGECLGLVGESGCGKTTLSKMILRAISASDGSVTYNDRGKDLDVLSLGDKELFDYRSKVQFIFQDPFSSLNPRMTVFDIISEPLVIHDIGTQKEREETVKELMRLVGLDIRFLRRYPHSFSGGQRQRIGIARALALKPDLLICDEPVSALDVSIQAQILNLLKDLQKELGLTYLFISHNLAVVDYIADRIAVMCRGRLVETAPKDVLFNNPVHPYTKRLLAAVPEPDPEHKLDFNHLVSEKASDPAAWPEPFTVSEHIHPVMLDLGEGHFVRVQEGTEISELKS, encoded by the coding sequence ATGTCTAACGTGTTGCTTGTTCGTGATTTGAAAGTCGAATTCCGGGTGCCGGAGGGAACGGTTAAAGCTGTCGATGGCGTCAGTTTCCGTGTGCCTGAAGGGAAAACCGTTGCATTGGTGGGCGAGTCCGGTTCCGGTAAATCCGTGATCAGTCAGTCGATCATGTCGATCTTGCCAAGGACGGCCCATATTACCAAGGGCGAGATCCTGTTTTTTGATCCCAAAAAGCCAGGTAATTTCTACGACATTGCCAAGTTAAAACCCGACAGCCGGGAAATGCGGGAAATCCGGGGTGGCCGGATTACCATCATTTTCCAGGAACCGATGACATCTTTGTCGCCGCTTCACACAATCGGGGATCAGATTTCTGAGGCCCTTCACCTCCATCACAAGAAATCAAAAGAAGAAGGCAGAGAGCTCACTATTGATATGCTTCGCCTTGTTGGCTTCCCGGACCCTGAAGCCGCCATTGATACATATCCCTTTGAGCTTTCAGGCGGACTTCGCCAACGTGCTATGATTGCCATGGCCATGATCTGCCATCCTGCATTACTGATCGCTGATGAGCCAACAACCGCACTTGATGTGACCATTCAGGCGCAAATTCTGGATTTGATGCAGTCTTTGCAAAAGAAACTGAAGATGGCCATTTTGTTGATTACCCATGATCTGGGTGTGGTGGCCAGCATGGCTGACGAAGTGGTCGTTATGTATCACGGCAAGGTCATGGAGCAGGGGACACTGGAAGAGATTTTTGACGATCCCCGTCATCCGTACTTAAAAGCTCTCTTAAAGGCGGTGCCGCGCTTCAACATGGAAGAGGGAGAGCGCCTCACGCCGATCCGCGAAATAAAGCGCGATGAAGACAGCAATTTTCTGGCGCAGGCCAATCCGCGCGAAATTACCGGCAAAGAAGAAAAGCCAATTCTGGAAGTGAAAGATCTCACCAAGGTTTTCCCTACCCGGAAATCGGGACTTCTTGGTGGAAAATCAGCCGGAAATGTCAAAGCGGTTGATCAGGTCAGTTTCTTTATCAAGCCGGGTGAATGTTTGGGTCTCGTGGGCGAGTCTGGTTGTGGTAAAACCACCCTGTCGAAAATGATTCTGCGGGCAATCTCAGCATCTGATGGGTCCGTTACCTATAATGACCGTGGTAAAGATCTGGACGTTTTAAGTCTAGGGGATAAAGAACTTTTTGATTATCGGTCTAAAGTTCAGTTTATTTTCCAGGATCCGTTCTCGTCGTTGAACCCGCGCATGACGGTCTTTGATATCATCTCTGAGCCTCTGGTGATCCATGATATTGGCACACAGAAAGAGCGGGAAGAAACAGTGAAGGAACTGATGCGCCTGGTGGGGTTAGATATCCGCTTCCTTCGTCGTTATCCTCATTCATTCTCTGGCGGACAGCGTCAGCGTATCGGAATCGCGAGAGCCCTTGCTTTGAAGCCGGATCTTCTGATTTGCGATGAGCCTGTTTCGGCGTTGGATGTGTCCATTCAGGCGCAGATTTTGAACTTGCTTAAAGATTTGCAGAAAGAACTGGGCCTCACATATCTATTTATTTCCCATAACCTCGCTGTGGTTGACTATATCGCGGATCGGATTGCAGTTATGTGTCGTGGTCGCCTTGTGGAAACGGCACCAAAAGATGTGCTGTTTAATAATCCTGTTCATCCATACACCAAACGATTGCTCGCCGCTGTGCCGGAGCCAGATCCGGAACATAAACTGGATTTCAATCATTTGGTCTCGGAAAAAGCGTCGGACCCTGCTGCTTGGCCAGAGCCATTTACGGTGTCAGAGCATATTCATCCTGTGATGCTGGATTTGGGAGAGGGGCATTTTGTCCGAGTGCAAGAAGGCACAGAGATTTCGGAGTTGAAAAGTTGA
- a CDS encoding glycosyltransferase family 4 protein, producing the protein MARLFMAALERAGAKVELISEFRSFDKAGDPTQQVRLKREGEAEAHRIVENYRNQPKEAWPDLFFTYHVYHKAPDWIGPLVAEALDIPYYIAEASHAPKQENGRWASGYKAAANAIKKATRVFHMTRLDGACLGQLVSDPKHLIHFPPFIETKPDGQGDAAAMVLDAGGRLDRMSLLSVGMLRGGDKFKSFAQLSKTLPLIGGDDWQLLIVGDGPKESEIRELFQGMESRVHFLGRRTEAELVSLYSFADLYVWPAVGEAFGMAFLEAARSGLPSIACRVRGVPDVVADGESGILVDPDDIAALASAIRQALDDQELREQMLKSAIDFVAKERSLQAAADRLSDYMKEDVK; encoded by the coding sequence ATGGCACGGTTGTTTATGGCGGCATTGGAGAGGGCAGGGGCGAAAGTAGAGCTCATCAGCGAGTTTCGAAGTTTCGATAAAGCCGGTGATCCGACCCAGCAAGTTCGCCTAAAGCGAGAAGGTGAGGCAGAAGCTCATCGAATAGTCGAAAATTACCGCAACCAGCCAAAAGAGGCATGGCCGGATCTTTTCTTTACCTATCATGTTTATCACAAGGCACCGGACTGGATCGGACCTTTAGTGGCGGAAGCGCTGGATATTCCCTACTATATCGCTGAGGCAAGTCATGCCCCTAAACAGGAAAATGGAAGATGGGCCAGCGGTTATAAAGCTGCGGCAAACGCCATAAAAAAGGCTACACGTGTTTTCCATATGACCAGGTTGGATGGGGCGTGTCTTGGTCAGCTTGTATCGGATCCGAAACATCTTATTCATTTCCCTCCCTTTATTGAAACCAAGCCGGATGGGCAAGGGGACGCGGCCGCTATGGTTCTGGACGCGGGCGGCCGATTAGACCGAATGAGCCTTTTGTCTGTTGGGATGCTAAGAGGCGGCGATAAGTTCAAATCCTTTGCGCAACTGTCAAAAACGTTGCCCTTGATCGGAGGGGATGATTGGCAGTTATTGATTGTTGGGGACGGTCCAAAAGAAAGTGAAATCAGGGAACTGTTTCAAGGAATGGAAAGTCGCGTCCATTTCCTCGGCCGCCGAACTGAGGCGGAACTGGTCAGTCTGTACTCATTCGCAGATCTATATGTTTGGCCTGCCGTAGGTGAAGCCTTTGGGATGGCGTTCCTTGAGGCAGCCCGAAGTGGGTTGCCTTCTATTGCGTGTCGTGTCCGCGGAGTCCCGGATGTCGTCGCGGATGGTGAAAGTGGGATATTGGTGGATCCCGATGATATAGCGGCTCTTGCTTCCGCGATTAGGCAGGCGCTGGATGATCAGGAATTGCGGGAGCAGATGTTGAAGTCTGCCATAGATTTTGTGGCGAAAGAGAGAAGTCTGCAAGCCGCCGCAGATCGCTTAAGCGATTATATGAAAGAGGATGTTAAATGA
- a CDS encoding polysaccharide deacetylase family protein has protein sequence MASWDQLQAELDQWEADGKKATFWWRDDDLNEPTPAFDRLIALRSHFDIPLTLAVIPDRVDPHIADDLDGCLLVQHGVTHQSEAKGGEKKSEFPESRGVEDALDHIGVGLSRMQTLFEDKFLPVFVPPWNRISDAVTERLGDIGVVGLSSYKARKTDKVSSNRVALINTHVDPIFWRGHRSALPEEEILDQVLSHLIAKRTGAADPFEPTGILSHHLVHDDAIWEILFKLFSFLNGHSSVRWMTYPGAMSLIDGLPDDIG, from the coding sequence ATGGCAAGCTGGGATCAGTTGCAGGCAGAACTGGATCAATGGGAAGCCGATGGTAAGAAGGCGACCTTCTGGTGGCGTGACGATGATTTAAATGAACCGACCCCGGCTTTTGATCGATTAATTGCCTTAAGATCTCATTTTGATATCCCCCTGACTTTGGCTGTCATTCCCGATCGGGTTGACCCGCATATTGCGGATGACCTTGATGGATGTCTGCTGGTTCAACACGGGGTTACCCATCAATCCGAGGCCAAAGGCGGGGAAAAGAAATCGGAGTTTCCTGAAAGTCGGGGCGTGGAAGACGCGTTGGATCATATTGGGGTCGGGCTTTCACGTATGCAGACTTTGTTTGAAGATAAATTCCTGCCCGTTTTTGTGCCGCCGTGGAACCGTATTTCTGATGCTGTGACGGAAAGGCTTGGAGATATTGGGGTTGTTGGCCTCTCCAGCTACAAGGCGCGTAAAACGGATAAGGTATCAAGTAATCGCGTTGCGCTGATAAACACGCATGTGGATCCAATCTTTTGGCGGGGTCATCGAAGCGCTTTACCTGAAGAAGAAATCCTGGATCAAGTTTTGTCGCATCTCATTGCAAAAAGAACCGGCGCGGCTGATCCCTTTGAGCCCACGGGGATCCTATCCCATCATTTGGTACATGATGACGCCATATGGGAAATTCTGTTTAAACTGTTTTCGTTTCTAAATGGTCATTCTTCTGTAAGATGGATGACATATCCGGGTGCCATGTCCCTGATCGATGGATTGCCGGATGATATAGGTTGA
- a CDS encoding histidine phosphatase family protein — MIPLLVIRHGKTEWNLQKKLQGRTDIPLSEIGISEMRAASLPERFDGFKWYASPLKRARQTAELLGGEDHEVAQELIEMNFGDWEGFTIRELREKYGATMAENEARGRHMKPNGGESPAEVQERLIPFLKNLQEPSIVVTHKGVIRALKSLAYNWDMTDKAPVAFDWGTAHLFMIDEKGHPHPEQVNIKLESKA, encoded by the coding sequence ATGATCCCCCTACTTGTCATTCGGCACGGGAAAACCGAATGGAATTTGCAGAAGAAGCTGCAAGGCCGGACCGATATTCCTTTGTCCGAGATTGGTATTTCGGAAATGAGGGCGGCGTCCCTACCTGAGCGGTTTGATGGATTTAAGTGGTATGCGAGCCCCTTGAAACGTGCACGTCAAACGGCTGAACTGTTAGGTGGGGAAGATCATGAAGTTGCGCAAGAATTGATTGAGATGAATTTTGGGGATTGGGAAGGCTTCACCATTCGGGAGCTTCGCGAAAAATACGGGGCCACCATGGCAGAAAATGAAGCCCGCGGTCGCCATATGAAGCCAAATGGTGGTGAAAGTCCGGCAGAAGTACAGGAAAGATTGATCCCTTTCTTAAAAAACCTGCAAGAACCCTCCATCGTGGTTACCCATAAAGGCGTGATCCGAGCACTTAAATCACTTGCGTATAATTGGGATATGACGGACAAAGCTCCTGTGGCGTTTGATTGGGGGACGGCCCACCTTTTTATGATTGATGAAAAGGGTCATCCGCATCCCGAACAAGTGAATATCAAACTGGAAAGCAAGGCTTAA
- a CDS encoding glycosyltransferase family protein, with product MAEPYRILFYVQHLLGIGHLRRTATLSRNLVRAGFDVTVVSGGHPIDIDLGGADLVQLPATRATDLFFKKLVDEDGQEIDDGWRDMRAGRLLDIYKDVQPHILITELFPFGRRQMRFELLPLLEAAKSDPDKPLIISSVRDILVAQTKPGRNDEMLALVRKYFDHVMVHGDPDLISLDRTFPHTEAIKDLITYTGYVVDRTGVKGGGDAPGEGEVIVSSGGGAVGEALLKTAMQARELSQASDRTWRMMVGATVEAQKFDELQSMAPEGVVVERARRDFTTLLMNCDLSISQGGYNTVMEILHAKCKAVIVPYAGGVETEQTMRAELLASRGVLHIADEDGLTPEKLAQKVDEALSGPPSSAEIDVNGAEKSADLLKEWMSAR from the coding sequence ATGGCGGAACCGTATCGCATTCTCTTTTATGTTCAGCATCTTCTCGGGATTGGGCATTTACGCCGAACTGCCACCTTGTCCAGAAATCTTGTGCGCGCCGGGTTTGATGTTACGGTTGTCTCCGGTGGTCATCCCATTGATATTGATTTGGGCGGCGCAGATCTGGTTCAGCTTCCGGCTACCCGCGCCACAGACCTGTTTTTCAAGAAACTTGTGGATGAAGACGGACAGGAAATTGACGATGGCTGGCGCGATATGCGTGCGGGTCGTTTGCTCGACATCTATAAAGATGTTCAGCCTCACATCCTGATCACAGAGCTTTTCCCCTTTGGTCGCCGACAAATGCGGTTTGAATTACTCCCGCTTTTGGAGGCTGCGAAATCGGATCCAGATAAGCCACTGATTATCTCGTCTGTCCGTGACATTCTGGTGGCGCAGACAAAACCAGGTCGCAATGACGAAATGTTGGCGCTGGTTCGCAAATATTTTGATCATGTCATGGTTCATGGTGATCCGGACCTTATTTCCCTGGATCGGACCTTCCCTCATACCGAAGCCATTAAAGATCTGATCACATATACCGGATATGTGGTGGATCGTACCGGAGTGAAAGGCGGGGGTGACGCCCCGGGTGAAGGTGAAGTTATTGTATCCAGCGGCGGCGGTGCCGTTGGTGAAGCGCTGTTGAAAACCGCAATGCAGGCGAGAGAGTTAAGTCAGGCTTCCGACAGAACGTGGCGCATGATGGTGGGTGCCACTGTGGAGGCTCAGAAATTTGATGAGTTGCAATCCATGGCACCGGAAGGCGTGGTGGTTGAGCGCGCGCGACGCGATTTCACGACCCTTTTGATGAATTGTGATCTTTCTATCAGTCAGGGCGGCTATAATACCGTCATGGAAATCCTTCATGCGAAATGTAAAGCTGTGATCGTGCCTTACGCCGGGGGTGTGGAGACAGAACAAACCATGCGGGCGGAGCTGTTGGCGTCGCGTGGCGTCTTACATATCGCCGATGAAGATGGCCTGACACCGGAGAAGCTGGCTCAAAAGGTAGATGAAGCACTGTCAGGACCACCATCATCTGCTGAGATTGATGTGAACGGCGCAGAGAAATCAGCTGATCTCTTAAAAGAGTGGATGAGCGCGCGGTAA
- a CDS encoding ABC transporter permease — protein sequence MFSYFIQRVLVMIPTLLVISILTFVIIQLPPGDYLSNQLQELKAQGESASAAAKISFYREQYSLDKPMIEQYAIWMGFWPGPNGFSGLIQGNWGHSFAYDLPVQDVLGDRMLLTFVVNFSTIIFIYLVAFPIGVYSATRQYSIGDYGFTLIGYLGLATPNFLLAMVLLYYANYYFGLSIGGLMDEKYLDQPWSFDKFLSVLDHMIIPVIVIGTSGTAAMIRRLRANLLDELQKQYVTTAKAKGVPKVKALVKYPVRMSLNPFIADIGNLLPDVISGSVIVSAVLSLPTAGPMLLEALRSQDQYLAGSFLMFLALLTVIGMFISDVLLALLDPRIRLSGGATK from the coding sequence ATGTTCAGCTATTTCATCCAACGAGTTCTGGTCATGATCCCTACGTTGCTGGTGATCAGTATTCTCACGTTTGTAATCATTCAATTGCCACCTGGCGATTATCTTTCCAACCAGTTGCAGGAACTGAAAGCCCAAGGGGAAAGCGCAAGCGCAGCCGCCAAAATATCTTTCTATCGAGAGCAATATTCCCTTGATAAACCCATGATCGAGCAATATGCGATCTGGATGGGCTTTTGGCCGGGACCAAATGGATTTTCCGGCCTTATTCAGGGAAATTGGGGGCATTCATTTGCCTACGATCTGCCGGTGCAAGACGTACTCGGGGACCGAATGCTGCTCACCTTTGTGGTCAATTTCTCGACTATTATCTTTATCTATCTGGTGGCCTTTCCTATCGGGGTGTATTCGGCAACCCGTCAATATTCCATAGGTGACTATGGTTTCACGCTAATAGGTTATCTTGGGCTTGCGACACCAAACTTCCTGCTTGCCATGGTGCTTCTCTACTATGCCAACTATTATTTCGGTCTTTCCATCGGCGGGTTGATGGATGAGAAGTATCTGGATCAACCGTGGAGTTTCGATAAATTCCTGTCAGTATTGGATCACATGATCATTCCCGTGATTGTGATCGGTACCAGTGGTACGGCCGCTATGATCCGGCGACTGCGAGCAAATCTTCTGGATGAATTGCAGAAGCAGTATGTGACAACTGCAAAGGCCAAAGGGGTGCCAAAGGTCAAAGCACTGGTGAAATATCCTGTGCGTATGTCCTTGAACCCGTTTATCGCTGACATCGGTAACTTGCTGCCGGATGTCATCTCAGGCTCGGTTATTGTAAGTGCGGTTTTGAGTTTGCCAACCGCTGGCCCGATGCTGCTTGAAGCCTTGCGTAGTCAGGACCAGTATCTGGCGGGATCTTTCCTCATGTTCCTGGCATTGCTGACCGTCATTGGTATGTTTATTTCGGATGTTTTGCTGGCGTTACTTGATCCACGTATTCGACTTTCTGGGGGGGCAACAAAATGA
- a CDS encoding ABC transporter substrate-binding protein, which translates to MRDFSGEFRKFCVGIWAVVLVLSATIAQAEVPSLQADVKAGKLPPMVERLPEAPLVVTPAEDQELGKYGGSLRSLIGNPADVKLMFVYGYARLVGYNRDLQLEADIAESFDVKEGRIFTFKLRKGHRWSDGAPFTSDDFRYWWEDVANNKKLTPAGPPASLLLDGELPKVSFPDAYTVRYEWSKPNPNFLPLLAGASPLLIYRPAHYLSEFHIRYIDKSKLNKIQKIKLKSWASKHNRLDNLYKFDNPELPTLQPWRNTTSAPANRFVGVRNPYFHRVDSAGNQLPYIDRVILSISEPKLISAKAASGDVDLQVRALKLQDATFLKENEKRSAYRTLLWPTVKGSHFALYPNLNVTDPVWKKLIRDVRFRRALSLAIDREEINDVLYFGLATEGNNTVQKQSPLFNDEYRTRWATLDLDKANQILDEMGLDKRNEDGIRLLPDGQDLSIIVETAGESTEQTDVLELIRDSWREVGIALFTKPSQRAVFRNRIFAGETLISIWGGLENGVAGPQSNPSILAPTSQISYQWPKWGQYYETKGASGEPIDMPEAKRLMELYGNWLTATNDDDRTKIWSEMLSIHAEQQFNIGVVSGILQPIVVTERLKNVPKSVIFNWDPGAHFGIYHPDLFYFVDGGKEE; encoded by the coding sequence TTGAGGGATTTTTCAGGTGAATTCAGAAAATTCTGCGTTGGCATCTGGGCGGTAGTCCTGGTGCTGAGTGCCACAATTGCTCAGGCGGAAGTACCTTCTTTGCAGGCTGATGTGAAGGCAGGTAAATTGCCGCCGATGGTTGAACGCCTTCCGGAGGCACCGCTGGTCGTAACCCCTGCGGAGGATCAGGAACTTGGAAAATATGGCGGTAGCCTGCGATCTTTGATCGGTAATCCGGCCGATGTGAAGCTTATGTTTGTGTACGGCTATGCGCGTCTGGTTGGGTATAATCGCGATTTGCAGCTTGAGGCGGATATCGCGGAAAGTTTTGACGTGAAGGAAGGTCGGATATTTACCTTCAAACTTCGCAAAGGCCATCGTTGGTCGGATGGCGCTCCCTTTACTTCGGATGACTTCCGTTATTGGTGGGAAGATGTCGCCAATAACAAAAAGCTGACCCCGGCTGGACCGCCCGCATCTCTATTGTTGGATGGAGAGCTTCCCAAAGTTTCTTTTCCGGATGCTTACACCGTTCGTTATGAGTGGTCAAAACCGAACCCCAATTTCCTGCCTCTTCTGGCGGGGGCGTCACCGCTTTTGATCTATCGTCCCGCGCATTATCTCAGTGAATTCCATATTCGCTACATTGATAAATCCAAACTGAACAAGATCCAGAAGATCAAATTGAAATCCTGGGCGTCTAAGCATAACCGGTTGGATAATCTCTATAAATTCGATAACCCGGAACTACCCACATTGCAGCCATGGCGCAACACAACATCGGCACCCGCCAACCGCTTTGTTGGGGTGAGAAATCCTTATTTCCATCGGGTGGATAGTGCCGGAAATCAACTCCCTTACATCGATCGTGTTATTCTTTCGATTTCTGAACCAAAACTGATTTCTGCCAAAGCAGCCTCCGGTGATGTGGATTTGCAGGTACGGGCACTCAAACTTCAGGACGCCACTTTCTTGAAGGAAAATGAGAAACGCTCAGCTTATCGCACCCTTCTTTGGCCAACGGTCAAGGGCTCGCATTTTGCTCTCTACCCAAATCTGAATGTGACAGACCCTGTTTGGAAAAAACTGATACGGGATGTGAGGTTCCGCCGTGCTCTATCGTTGGCGATCGACCGTGAAGAAATTAACGACGTTCTTTATTTCGGACTGGCAACCGAAGGGAATAATACAGTTCAGAAACAAAGCCCGCTGTTCAATGATGAATATCGAACCCGCTGGGCCACGCTGGATCTTGATAAAGCCAACCAGATTCTGGATGAAATGGGGCTGGATAAACGTAACGAGGATGGTATTCGCCTGCTGCCTGATGGGCAGGATCTTTCCATCATCGTCGAAACCGCGGGTGAGAGTACCGAGCAAACAGACGTTCTGGAGCTGATCCGCGATAGCTGGCGTGAAGTTGGTATCGCGCTCTTTACCAAACCATCTCAGCGCGCTGTTTTCCGAAACCGTATTTTTGCCGGTGAAACCCTTATTTCGATCTGGGGGGGGCTTGAAAACGGGGTGGCTGGACCACAATCCAATCCGTCTATTTTGGCACCTACCAGCCAGATCAGCTATCAATGGCCCAAGTGGGGTCAATATTACGAAACCAAAGGGGCTTCTGGCGAGCCTATTGATATGCCGGAAGCAAAGCGCCTGATGGAGCTGTATGGAAATTGGCTGACCGCGACAAATGACGATGACCGGACGAAAATCTGGTCTGAAATGCTGTCCATCCATGCTGAGCAGCAGTTTAACATTGGTGTGGTAAGCGGGATTTTGCAGCCTATTGTTGTCACTGAGCGGCTTAAGAATGTGCCAAAATCAGTGATTTTCAACTGGGATCCTGGGGCCCATTTTGGCATCTACCATCCCGATCTGTTTTATTTCGTTGACGGCGGCAAGGAGGAATAG
- a CDS encoding ABC transporter permease: protein MSDTLGPGNLGSGKTDKLEHWHSDEPFDPYAVEQLSPEQEKFFMASQWKMMWWKFRRHRLAVISGIVLLLFYLGTLFVEFLAPYDLHTRNTKYIFAPPQEIHIFHEGELRMPFVYGYRQKLNLDTFKREYRVDTNRIYPLRFFCRGDDYEFWGLIKSDIHLVCPDDQRRATFFWLGTDRLGRDILSRIIHGTRISLTIGLIGIIISFTLGIILGGISGYYGGWIDNIIQRTIELLKSLPQLPLWLALSAALPVTWSPIWVFFGLTIILGLLDWPGLARAVRSKFLSLREEDFTTAAQLMGARPSRIIGKHLLPSFASHLIASASLAVPSMILGETALSFLGLGLRPPITSWGVLLNETTNINAVATTPWLMYPVVPVIIVVLAFNFLGDGLRDAADPYK, encoded by the coding sequence ATGAGTGATACGCTTGGTCCCGGAAATCTCGGGTCGGGTAAAACCGATAAACTGGAGCATTGGCATTCAGATGAGCCATTTGATCCCTATGCCGTAGAGCAGCTTTCTCCTGAACAGGAGAAGTTCTTCATGGCATCACAATGGAAGATGATGTGGTGGAAATTCCGCCGCCATCGTCTTGCGGTGATCAGTGGCATAGTCCTTCTGCTCTTTTATCTCGGGACATTGTTTGTTGAGTTTTTGGCCCCGTATGATCTGCATACAAGAAACACGAAGTATATTTTCGCGCCACCGCAGGAGATTCATATTTTCCACGAGGGTGAGCTTCGCATGCCATTTGTCTATGGCTATCGTCAGAAGTTAAATCTGGATACGTTCAAACGCGAATATCGGGTGGATACAAACCGGATCTACCCGCTTCGCTTCTTCTGTCGCGGTGATGATTATGAATTTTGGGGTCTGATCAAATCTGATATCCATCTGGTATGCCCGGATGATCAACGCCGTGCAACTTTCTTCTGGCTGGGAACTGACCGTCTGGGTCGGGATATCCTCTCCCGTATCATTCACGGAACGCGGATTTCCCTGACCATTGGCCTGATCGGTATCATCATCAGCTTTACGCTGGGTATTATTCTGGGGGGGATTTCCGGCTACTATGGTGGTTGGATTGACAACATTATTCAGCGGACAATCGAGCTTTTAAAATCCCTGCCGCAGTTGCCGTTGTGGTTGGCGCTTTCGGCGGCGTTGCCTGTCACCTGGTCACCCATTTGGGTGTTCTTTGGCCTTACGATTATTTTGGGATTGCTGGATTGGCCAGGCCTTGCCCGTGCTGTCCGGTCGAAATTCCTGTCCTTGCGGGAGGAGGACTTTACCACCGCGGCTCAGCTAATGGGGGCACGTCCGTCACGTATTATTGGTAAACACCTCTTACCATCCTTTGCATCGCATTTGATTGCCAGCGCGTCGCTTGCAGTTCCAAGTATGATTTTGGGTGAAACGGCGCTGTCTTTCCTTGGATTGGGATTGCGTCCACCAATTACCTCATGGGGCGTATTGCTGAATGAAACCACTAATATCAACGCGGTGGCAACAACACCTTGGTTGATGTATCCGGTGGTGCCTGTGATTATTGTGGTGCTCGCCTTTAACTTCCTGGGCGATGGCCTTCGGGATGCTGCTGACCCTTACAAATAG